From a single Oreochromis niloticus isolate F11D_XX linkage group LG3, O_niloticus_UMD_NMBU, whole genome shotgun sequence genomic region:
- the LOC102076072 gene encoding macrophage mannose receptor 1-like, with the protein MKDLIKSKSSQFSAWIGLFRDSWRWSDGSDFSFRYWDMELFNDEQSNKTCAMTLLNRSGKWSSDECDKEKPFFCYDDKLILIKENKTWEEALDYCRRRHRDLVSITNPYQQRWVEERAKNASSPFVWLGLRYSSTLDLWFWVNDQLVCYEKWSKNGTTEECDVAVGMQSGGQHEWFSQRKNETYNFFCLK; encoded by the exons ATGAAGGACCTGATCAAGTCTAAGAGCTCTCAGTTTAGCGCATGGATCGGTCTGTTCAGAGACAGCTGGAGGTGGTCAGATGGGAGTGATTTCTCTTTCAGATACTGGGATATGGAGTTATTCAATGATGAACAAAGCAACAAGACATGTGCTATGACTCTGTTAAACAGATCAGGAAAATGGAGCTCTGATGAATGTGACAAAGAAAAACCCTTCTTCTGTTATGATG ATAAATTGATCCTgatcaaagaaaacaagacCTGGGAGGAGGCCTTGGATTACTGCAGAAGGCGTCACAGAGACCTGGTCTCCATCACTAACCCTTACCAACAGAGATGGGTGGAGGAGAGAGCCAAGAATGCCTCGAGTCCTTTTGTCTGGCTCGGCCTGCGCTACTCCAGCACTCTGGATCTGTGGTTCTGGGTCAATGACCAGCTGGTCTGCTATGAGAAGTGGAGCAAAAATGGTACGACTGAAGAGTGTGACGTGGCTGTgggcatgcagagtggaggacAGCATGAGTGGTTCAGTCAGAGAAAAAATGagacatataattttttttgtttaaaataa